A genomic window from Enoplosus armatus isolate fEnoArm2 chromosome 20, fEnoArm2.hap1, whole genome shotgun sequence includes:
- the LOC139303125 gene encoding uncharacterized protein, producing MTETAEAHAVTLTTNRNCVIEITNVSSAYCLVNPKVYMESGFVYSPPQPTLRTTKTEVCSFTKDDHTASGAVGVLTYELFDMRNRHCNELMAVMFSVPFDYNFYKNWLGVGIFEHTRACDEKLYDHMYKGKDFTNFVRHEADGSGVKYRGRMLDVRACMSDEGRAIVKLELYDKMGK from the exons ATGACTGAGACTGCAGAGGCCCACGCCGTCACCCTCACCACCAACCGCAACTGTGTCATAGAGATCACCAACGTCAGCTCCGCCTACTGCCTCGTGAATCCAAA GGTGTACATGGAAAGCGGCTTCGTCTACAGCCCTCCACAGCCGACCTTGCGCACCACCAAGACCGAGGTGTGCTCCTTCACCAAGGATGACCACACGGCTTCAGGAGCGGTAGGCGTCCTGACCTACGAGCTGTTCGACATGCGCAACCGCCACTGCAACGAGTTGATGGCCGTCATGTTCTCAGTGCCCTTCGACTACAACTTCTACAAGAACTGGCTGGGGGTGGGCATCTTTGAGCACACGCGAGCCTGCGACGAAAAGCTGTACGACCACATGTACAAGGGGAAGGATTTCACCAACTTTGTGCGCCACGAGGCCGACGGCTCAGGGGTGAAGTACAGGGGGAGGATGCTGGACGTGAGGGCCTGCATGTCTGATGAGGGCAGGGCTATTGTCAAACTGGAGTTGTACGACAAGATGGGCAAATGA
- the LOC139303813 gene encoding UDP-glucuronosyltransferase 2C1-like gives MGSISGVSLLLLVVSVSLLTSPGVQGGKILVFPVDGSHWVNMNLLIQSLHAKGHEVTVVRTATSWYVKEIAPHYRTITVTLPEAIDIEEQDFFVTFLVKMLAIQKEGPSLMAFVTFYWEMLGALSNIHKQASLLGVEIFENKTLLKSIRDTQFDVVLLDPGLPVGVLVAHELKLPTVFNVRWITSGEGHFVVAPSPSSYVPTSGYAVSDKMTFWERVKNTLHYALNICIDKFIVCPHYDRLVDRYFGPDVHFYHLLQGADIWLMRVDFVFEFPRPTMPNIAYIGGFQCKPSEPLSSELEEFVQSSGEHGFILMSLGTLVKGLPLEITSEIAAAFAQIPQKVIWRHAGEPPNNLGNNTRLVKWMPQNDLLGHPKIKAFVAHGGTNGIYESIYHGVPIVGIPLLFDQFENVLRLEARGAAKVVDASKLTHQNFLEAIQEVLHNPSYSNNMKRLSALHRDKPMHPLDTAVYWIEFVMRHKGASHLRTESYKMPWYAYYSVDVMCSLLAVLLALTAVVVLSIKFICFALCRRRKPKQE, from the coding sequence ATGGGGAGCATCTCAGGAGTTTCACTTCTGCTTCTGGTGGTGAGTGTGTCCCTCCTGACAAGTCCCGGTGTCCAGGGCGGAAAGATTCTGGTGTTCCCGGTGGATGGCAGCCACTGGGTCAACATGAACCTGCTGATCCAGAGCCTCCACGCCAAGGGCCATGAGGTCACTGTGGTCCGCACAGCCACTAGTTGGTACGTCAAGGAGATAGCACCACATTACCGCACCATCACTGTCACCTTGCCAGAAGCCATCGACATAGAGGAGCAGGATTTCTTTGTAACCTTCCTGGTGAAGATGCTGGCAATTCAGAAAGAGGGGCCATCTCTCATGGCCTTTGTTACCTTCTACTGGGAAATGCTCGGTGCACTGTCGAACATTCACAAACAGGCCAGCCTGTTGGGGGTAGAAATATTTGAGAACAAGACTCTATTGAAGAGTATTCGTGACACTCAGTTTGACGTGGTTCTTCTGGATCCGGGATTGCCTGTGGGAGTTCTGGTGGCTCATGAACTTAAGCTGCCAACTGTTTTTAACGTGAGATGGATCACCAGCGGAGAAGGGCATTTTGTGGTGGCTCCATCTCCATCATCCTATGTTCCAACTTCAGGATACGCCGTGTCGGATAAGATGACCTTTTGGGAAAGGGTCAAGAACACGTTGCACTATGCCCTCAACATATGCATTGACAAGTTTATAGTATGCCCTCACTATGATAGACTGGTAGACAGGTACTTTGGTCCAGATGTGCATTTCTATCACCTTCTACAAGGAGCAGACATCTGGCTCATGAGGGTGGACTTTGTCTTTGAATTCCCCAGACCCACCATGCCAAACATTGCCTACATTGGTGGTTTTCAGTGTAAACCTTCTGAGCCTTTATCGTCAGAGTTGGAGGAGTTTGTTCAAAGTTCAGGCGAGCATGGATTCATCCTGATGTCTCTTGGTACCCTGGTCAAAGGCCTACCTCTAGAAATCACTTCGGAAATCGCTGCTGCCTTTGCTCAAATTCCTCAAAAGGTCATATGGAGGCACGCTGGTGAGCCCCCCAACAATCTGGGCAACAACACTCGACTAGTAAAATGGATGCCCCAGAATGACCTCTTGGGTCACCCGAAGATTAAAGCCTTTGTGGCTCATGGTGGTACTAACGGGATCTATGAGTCCATCTACCATGGAGTGCCGATAGTAGGCATACCCCTTCTGTTTGACCAGTTTGAGAATGTTTTGAGATTGGAGGCGCGAGGAGCCGCTAAGGTGGTGGATGCGTCCAAACTTACTCACCAGAACTTTCTGGAAGCAATACAGGAAGTGCTTCACAATCCCTCCTACAGTAATAACATGAAgcgtctctctgctctccatcgGGATAAACCAATGCATCCTCTGGACACGGCCGTTTACTGGATTGAGTTTGTTATGAGGCACAAAGGAGCTTCACATCTACGCACTGAGTCTTATAAGATGCCCTGGTACGCCTATTATTCTGTGGATGTTATGTGCTCTTTGTTAGCAGTCCTGTTGGCGCTGACAGCCGTTGTAGTGCTATCAATCAAATTCATTTGCTTTGCACTGTGCAGGAGGAGAAAACCCAAGCAGGAGTAG
- the LOC139303126 gene encoding DELTA-actitoxin-Afr1a-like, with the protein MSESAEALAANLKSRRNVTIEITNITNNYCLVDPKVYLENGNCHSPPQPTVRPLKTEVCNFSKASAAASGAVGVLTYDLFEKQKNCATEKIAIMFSVPYDNNMYKNWLALGIYELDKECDESLYKEMYYNKEQKGFVREEAKGCGLSFEGKNLDLMATMSPMGRAIMKVEVWEKVFTH; encoded by the exons ATGAGTGAATCAGCAGAGGCTTTGGCAGCTAACCTCAAAAGCCGAAGAAATGTCACCATTGAGAtcaccaacatcaccaacaaCTACTGCCTAGTTGACCCCAA GGTTTACCTGGAGAATGGCAACTGCCACAGCCCGCCACAGCCCACCGTGCGCCCGCTGAAAACCGAGGTGTGCAACTTCTCCAAGGCCAGCGCCGCAGCCTCCGGCGCAGTGGGCGTCCTGACCTACGACCTCTTTGAGAAGCAAAAAAACTGCGCTACGGAGAAAATAGCTATAATGTTCTCCGTGCCCTACGACAACAACATGTACAAGAACTGGTTGGCCTTGGGGATCTACGAACTGGACAAAGAGTGCGACGAGAGTCTGTACAAAGAGATGTATTACAACAAAGAGCAGAAGGGCTTCGTGCGGGAGGAGGCCAAAGGCTGCGGCCTCTCGTTTGAGGGCAAGAACCTGGACCTCATGGCCACCATGTCCCCTATGGGCCGGGCCATTATGAAGGTGGAGGTGTGGGAAAAGGTCTTCACTCATTAA
- the LOC139303759 gene encoding CD209 antigen-like protein B → MVGHQWLPWMNNPAAGSISVTSAKQEQELSSDCLSTRKKGTCLHLCPVVGLSALCLLLLVICVALSVLYNNESESKPEWKGLLFDYQNISDSYLTLTKANSVLKGDNDVLKEHSAWLHEQTERLNRTSADLMSVNLALSLESSELMEQIVNLTSTNLQLTQEHERLVQLTSEQQEKQLNTSRTIKYLLDSNTQREEEERRLSETNSLLRDELLHVGEKNRELLEINDKFQAEMKNLSETIEALLNDDREKTSKRNMQLQQRVTELQEQNQNLSTVLMNKRQEAAEREESCRDEVERAAADMRSMKEAHRSLDLYCPEVNHKTRERICKKCPDSWRLFDTKCYYFSSRMLAWSSSRAWCRTQGGDLLIINSEPEQSFVFGSSQALEQSGSRLWIGLTDAEEEGEWLWVDGSSVTSDVQYWLSRPGMGTEPDDWKQDDPLGEDCGHIDTSEKALKSWMDGSCKIPYRWICEKNV, encoded by the exons ATGGTCGGACATCAGTGGCTCCCCTGGATGAATAATCCCGCCGCCGGCTCAATCTCAGTGACTTCAGCCAAGCAGGAGCAGGAACTAT ctTCAGACTGCCTCAGTACCAGAAAGAAAGGCACCTGTCTCCACTTGTGTCCAGTGGTCGGCCTCTCAGCACTCTGCTTGCTGCTGCTTGTGATCTGTGTAGCACTTTCTGTCTTGT ATAACAATGAGTCAGAGAGCAAGCCGGAGTGGAAAGGTCTCCTCTTTGACTACCAGAACATCAGCGACAGCTACCTCACTCTCACTAAAGCAAACAGCGTCCTGAAAGGAGACAATGACGTCCTGAAGGAGCACAGCGCCTGGCTGCATGAGCAGACTGAACGTCTCAACAGGACTTCAGCCGACCTGATGTCTGTTAATCTGGCTTTGAGTCTGGAAAGCTCAGAGTTAATGGAGCAAATTGTGAATCTAACTTCCACAAACTTACAACTCACACAAGAACATGAGCGGCTGGTCCAGCTCACATcggagcagcaggagaagcagcTGAACACGTCTCGGACTATCAAATACCTGCTCGACTCCAACACccagcgagaggaggaggagcgacGACTCTCGGAGACCAACAGCCTCCTGAGGGACGAGCTGCTTCACGTGGGCGAGAAGAATCGAGAACTTCTGGAAATCAACGACAAGTTTCAAGCGGAAATGAAAAATCTGAGCGAGACGATCGAAGCTTTGTTGAACGACGACCGCGAGAAGACGTCAAAGCGCAACATGCAGCTCCAGCAGAGAGTCACAGAGCTTCAAGAGCAAAACCAGAACCTGAGCACCGTGTTGATGAACAAGAGGCAGGAAGCTGCAGAGCGAGAGGAAAGCTGCAGAGACGAGGTGGAGCGAGCAGCGGCGGACATGCGGTCAATGAAGGAGGCTCACCGCTCCCTGGACCTCTACTGCCCAGAGGTCAATCACAAGACGAGAG AACGAATTTGCAAAAAGTGTCCCGACAGCTGGAGACTGTTTGACACCAAGTGCTACTACTTCTCCTCCCGCATGCTGGCCTGGAGCTCCAGCAGAGCCTGGTGCCGGACACAGGGGGGCGACCTGCTCATCATCAACAGTGAACCAGAACAG AGCTTTGTGTTTGGAAGCAGCCAGGCTCTGGAGCAGAGCGGCAGCAGGCTGTGGATCGGCCTGACGGAcgcggaggaggagggtgaatgGTTGTGGGTGGACGGCAGCTCGGTCACCTCAGATGTACA GTACTGGCTGAGCAGACCGGGGATGGGGACTGAGCCTGATGACTGGAAGCAAGACGACCCTCTAGGAGAGGACTGTGGACACATAGACACCAGTGAAAAGGCACTCAAGTCCTGGATGGATGGCTCCTGTAAGATACCTTATAGATGGATCTGTGAAAAGAATGTTTAG
- the LOC139303589 gene encoding endonuclease domain-containing 1 protein-like, which produces MSHYCALAVVLAFTGGCCLCAADVGDFAPCLQVFYKSWPPKGLAGTPICQRYYNQYHFATLYSRPRRSPWFSAYLYTVPKGKRPSSSWKFEPQLAYPGAGGNMIPFPPGPLDQNVVESQAVELDYINSTYSRGHLNPSLHHKRHEDRSATFTLTNVVPQKAGSNDGPWETLEQTVNKTLGSYCLGEAYIVTGIIPYQSGEHWLKNHRVAVPEYIWSAYCCPNYNHSLPEELKDAFPTYAAVGRNDCNSTEEIVPVSRTAKKQFMGYDVRQMPLETLEMYLKDRFSTVVSVFYEQCSGSQ; this is translated from the exons atgtcacattactgCGCTCTGGCTGTCGTCCTGGCCTTCACTGGAGGATGCTGCCTGTGTGCAGCCGATGTCGGGGATTTCGCTCCATGCCTGCAGGTCTTCTACAAGTCTTGGCCCCCTAAAGGTCTGGCGGGGACCCCGATCTGCCAACGTTACTACAACCAGTACCACTTTGCCACGTTGTACAGTCGACCACGGCGCTCTCCGTGGTTCTCAGCCTATCTGTACACCGTACCAAAAGGAAAGAGACCCAGCTCATCCTGGAAGTTTGAGCCACAG TTAGCCTACCCAGGAGCTGGCGGCAACATGATCCCCTTCCCTCCGGGCCCTCTGGACCAGAACGTGGTGGAAAGCCAGGCGGTGGAGCTGGACTACATTAATTCCACCTATTCTCGCGGCCACTTGAACCCCAGCCTTCACCACAAGCGCCACGAGGACCGCTCCGCCACCTTCACACTCACTAATGTGGTTCCTCAGAAGGCAGGCTCCAATGATGGGCCCTGGGAAACCCTGGAGCAGACTGTCAACAAAACCTTAGGGTCCTACTGTCTCGGAGAGGCTTACATAGTGACCGGTATCATCCCTTACCAGAGCGGCGAGCACTGGCTGAAGAATCATCGCGTGGCTGTGCCTGAGTACATCTGGTCCGCCTACTGCTGCCcaaactacaaccacagtcttcCAGAAGAGCTGAAGGACGCATTTCCCACATACGCTGCTGTCGGCCGCAACGACTGCAACAGCACCGAGGAGATTGTGCCTGTTAGCAGGACGGCTAAGAAACAGTTCATGGGATACGATGTGAGACAAATGCCACTGGAAACACTCGAGATGTATCTGAAGGACAGGTTCAGTActgttgtcagtgttttctatgAGCAGTGCTCCGGATCTCAGtga